One part of the Bradyrhizobium sp. CB1650 genome encodes these proteins:
- a CDS encoding antibiotic biosynthesis monooxygenase — MSKKFPPPEEIFWIYEVKINPGKTEEFVSVARDLMATMEDEPGTVEYRYSLNADRSICHIYERYRDSDGLIAHADNFGRAFSERFAEACSPSRFSVYGAPDDRVRSILHQYGATFFSNIIGPTGS, encoded by the coding sequence ATGAGCAAGAAGTTTCCTCCTCCGGAGGAGATCTTTTGGATCTACGAGGTCAAGATCAATCCGGGAAAGACGGAGGAGTTCGTCTCCGTCGCGCGCGATCTCATGGCGACGATGGAAGACGAACCGGGCACCGTCGAATATCGATATTCGCTGAACGCCGATCGATCGATTTGTCACATCTACGAACGCTACAGAGATTCGGACGGCCTAATCGCGCACGCGGACAACTTCGGTCGCGCCTTCTCCGAACGCTTCGCGGAAGCCTGTAGCCCGTCACGGTTTTCGGTCTACGGCGCACCCGACGATCGTGTGAGGTCCATCCTCCACCAATACGGAGCGACCTTCTTCTCGAACATCATAGGGCCGACCGGATCGTGA
- the ligD gene encoding non-homologous end-joining DNA ligase, producing the protein MARKSTLPRRLQPMLATLTGAPFDDPDWVFEDKFDGFRMVAEIRRGRVALYSRNGKIISHSYVEVAEALEGVKADAVIDGELVAIGKDGASHFQLLQNALRHEAKLLYCAFDLMFEGGEDLRALPLLERKQRLKAILPRHKLIAFSKHRKGNGTKFFAEAERRHLEGIMAKRADSPYASGRRTADWLKVKTAQRQEVVIAGFTAPRRTRPFFGALLLAVREDDGWRYIGHVGTGFSHQVLEQLHGKFLKLKTARSPFPAKVKDERVTTWVRPSLVAEVKFAEWTSKGELRQPVYLGLRSDKKAKDVVREKSWSRK; encoded by the coding sequence ATGGCCCGAAAATCGACCCTGCCTCGTCGCCTGCAGCCCATGCTGGCCACGCTGACCGGTGCACCATTCGACGACCCAGATTGGGTCTTCGAGGACAAGTTCGATGGTTTCCGCATGGTCGCGGAGATCCGGCGTGGTCGGGTCGCGCTCTACAGCCGTAATGGGAAAATCATCAGCCACTCCTATGTCGAGGTAGCGGAAGCACTTGAGGGCGTGAAGGCGGATGCTGTGATCGATGGCGAGCTCGTCGCGATCGGCAAGGACGGCGCATCCCATTTCCAATTGCTCCAGAATGCCCTGCGCCATGAGGCCAAGCTCTTGTACTGCGCGTTCGATCTCATGTTCGAGGGCGGCGAGGACCTACGCGCGCTGCCGCTCCTTGAGCGCAAGCAGCGGCTAAAGGCCATCCTGCCGCGCCACAAGCTGATCGCGTTCAGCAAGCACCGCAAAGGCAATGGAACGAAGTTCTTCGCAGAAGCCGAGCGAAGGCATCTCGAAGGTATCATGGCCAAGCGCGCCGACAGCCCTTACGCGTCCGGGCGCCGGACCGCCGACTGGCTGAAAGTGAAGACCGCGCAGCGGCAGGAGGTCGTGATCGCCGGCTTCACGGCGCCGAGGCGAACCCGGCCCTTCTTCGGCGCCCTCCTCCTAGCGGTGCGCGAAGATGATGGATGGCGGTATATCGGCCACGTCGGCACCGGCTTCAGCCACCAGGTTCTCGAACAGCTTCACGGCAAGTTCCTGAAGCTCAAGACGGCCAGGTCGCCCTTTCCCGCCAAGGTGAAGGATGAGCGGGTCACGACCTGGGTCCGGCCTTCGCTCGTCGCAGAGGTGAAGTTCGCGGAGTGGACCAGCAAGGGCGAGCTGCGCCAGCCGGTCTATCTTGGCCTCCGGTCCGACAAAAAGGCCAAGGATGTCGTTCGCGAAAAGAGTTGGTCGCGAAAATAA
- a CDS encoding MOSC domain-containing protein, protein MLQKHEFSLRGRVVAVAADRGHHFSKPTQERIILVEGHGVEGDAHAGPFIRHRYLARRHPRLPNLRQVHLIPSELFPSLHEAGFEVGAGDLGENVTTAGLDLERLPLGTLIELGPSAVIELTGLRTPCILIDRFRAGLKRHVLSSAETGPPFRSGVLGVVRAGGMVAAGDAARVRLRSSSFRPTPAM, encoded by the coding sequence ATGCTGCAGAAGCACGAATTCTCGTTGCGAGGAAGGGTAGTGGCGGTCGCCGCCGATCGCGGGCACCACTTCAGCAAACCAACTCAGGAGCGCATAATCCTGGTGGAAGGCCACGGCGTCGAAGGCGACGCCCACGCCGGCCCGTTCATCCGGCACCGCTATTTGGCACGCCGCCATCCTCGCCTGCCCAATCTCCGGCAAGTCCACCTGATCCCATCCGAACTCTTCCCGTCCCTTCACGAAGCTGGCTTCGAGGTTGGCGCCGGCGACCTCGGCGAGAACGTCACCACCGCCGGATTGGACCTCGAACGGCTGCCGCTCGGGACCCTGATCGAGCTCGGGCCGTCCGCGGTCATCGAGCTGACGGGCCTCCGGACGCCCTGTATCCTAATCGACCGCTTTCGAGCCGGGCTTAAGCGGCACGTGCTCTCGTCGGCGGAAACGGGCCCTCCGTTCAGATCCGGGGTGCTGGGCGTGGTACGGGCGGGCGGGATGGTCGCGGCTGGTGATGCCGCGCGGGTTCGCCTTCGATCTTCCTCGTTTCGGCCGACGCCGGCCATGTAG
- a CDS encoding zinc-dependent alcohol dehydrogenase family protein yields the protein MKGLQLTGYGAPADVLKLVELPDPSPPGTNEIMIDVEASPIEPTDQYIIAGIYGELPPLPHFVGCTGVGRVAAVGPNVKHLKVGDRTLVPINGKAWVTRLKTDASGLRPLPEGDVNQLSMLGMNPVTALLLLTEFVALKRGGWLISTAANSAVGRAIIPIAKGRGYRTVNLVRRPELVDELKALGSDVVLVDGPDLPARIAKVTGLSKFPLVLDGVGGATTQRLLDCLGLYGKLVIWSGMSGELSPINNVPIIFKGQSLHGFWIMNWLKVPGNVERLEGMYAELAPLVASGAIALPIAGEFGLDQYVEALALASKLRGKVIFRPNR from the coding sequence ATGAAAGGTCTTCAACTTACCGGCTACGGAGCTCCCGCCGATGTGCTGAAGCTCGTCGAACTTCCGGACCCGTCCCCTCCGGGGACGAACGAGATCATGATCGACGTGGAAGCTTCGCCGATCGAGCCGACCGACCAGTACATCATCGCCGGCATCTACGGCGAATTACCACCGTTGCCGCACTTCGTAGGCTGCACGGGCGTAGGTCGTGTCGCGGCGGTCGGTCCAAACGTCAAGCATCTGAAGGTCGGTGACCGCACGCTGGTTCCGATCAACGGGAAAGCCTGGGTCACCAGATTGAAGACGGATGCGTCCGGGCTTCGACCGCTTCCGGAAGGCGACGTCAACCAGCTTTCGATGCTCGGCATGAATCCGGTGACCGCGCTGCTGCTCCTGACGGAGTTCGTGGCTCTCAAGCGCGGCGGCTGGTTGATCTCGACGGCTGCGAATTCGGCTGTCGGCCGCGCCATCATCCCGATCGCCAAGGGGCGCGGCTATCGTACGGTCAATCTGGTCCGCCGCCCCGAACTGGTCGACGAACTGAAGGCGCTCGGTAGCGACGTCGTCCTGGTCGACGGTCCGGATCTTCCAGCGCGCATCGCAAAGGTGACAGGGCTATCGAAGTTTCCGCTGGTGCTCGATGGTGTCGGCGGCGCGACGACTCAGCGCCTGCTCGATTGCCTCGGCCTCTACGGCAAGCTGGTCATCTGGAGCGGCATGAGCGGCGAACTGTCTCCGATCAACAACGTGCCGATCATCTTCAAGGGCCAATCGCTGCACGGCTTCTGGATCATGAACTGGCTCAAGGTGCCCGGGAACGTGGAAAGGCTGGAGGGCATGTACGCGGAGTTGGCGCCGCTCGTCGCGTCGGGCGCCATCGCGTTGCCGATCGCCGGCGAGTTCGGGCTCGATCAATACGTCGAGGCGCTCGCACTTGCCTCGAAGCTTCGAGGAAAAGTGATCTTCCGTCCGAACCGCTGA
- a CDS encoding isocitrate lyase/phosphoenolpyruvate mutase family protein: MSQIEKAKAFAELHVKGRPIILYNAWDAGSAKAIADAGAKAVATSSWAVAAAQGFKDGEELPIAMAEQIVSRIVATVERPVTVDFEGGYSDDNRALASNIERILDLGIVGINFEDRVVKGKGLYGVDRQASRISAIRDAADRKGIPLFINARTDVYLGNGNDVEEALKRGKAYANAGASGFFVPGVRVPDHIRRLASETPIPVNVMVMDGVPSNDELAKLGAARVSYGALPYAESMSALREKAAKLFP; the protein is encoded by the coding sequence ATGAGCCAGATCGAGAAAGCGAAAGCGTTCGCCGAGCTTCACGTCAAGGGACGGCCGATCATTCTGTACAACGCCTGGGATGCGGGCAGCGCGAAGGCCATCGCCGACGCCGGCGCGAAGGCGGTCGCGACCAGCAGTTGGGCGGTCGCGGCAGCCCAGGGCTTCAAGGACGGCGAGGAGCTTCCCATCGCCATGGCGGAGCAGATCGTCTCCCGGATCGTTGCGACCGTCGAGAGGCCGGTCACGGTGGACTTCGAGGGCGGCTACAGCGATGACAATCGAGCGCTGGCCTCGAACATCGAGAGAATTCTCGATCTCGGAATCGTCGGGATCAACTTCGAGGACCGCGTGGTCAAGGGAAAGGGGCTTTACGGCGTCGATCGCCAGGCGAGCCGTATCTCGGCTATTCGCGATGCGGCCGATCGCAAGGGAATTCCGCTCTTCATCAACGCCCGAACTGACGTCTATCTCGGAAACGGAAACGATGTCGAAGAGGCCTTGAAGCGCGGGAAAGCCTACGCGAACGCCGGAGCGTCGGGTTTCTTCGTACCGGGCGTCAGGGTGCCCGACCACATTCGGCGACTCGCGTCTGAGACGCCGATTCCGGTCAACGTCATGGTGATGGATGGCGTGCCGTCGAACGATGAGCTCGCGAAACTTGGCGCCGCCCGTGTGAGCTACGGCGCGCTTCCTTACGCTGAATCCATGAGCGCCCTTCGGGAGAAGGCGGCGAAATTGTTTCCCTGA
- a CDS encoding TetR/AcrR family transcriptional regulator: protein MSDMKTAILDAAEKRIQAGGFGGFSFREIAEDVGIKSSSVHYHFPTKEDLAAEVVRRWADRTSGNIDREFAKDPNAKRVWAKALRGTAFSKAHMCPCTILGASSQDLPKAVAAEVKRFFKMCQDKMVAQGMSADDASEFLSTIIGALVVANALRDSAEYDRATATFRVEEKTAA, encoded by the coding sequence ATGAGCGATATGAAGACGGCGATCTTGGACGCGGCCGAAAAGCGGATTCAGGCCGGCGGATTCGGTGGGTTCAGCTTCCGGGAGATCGCCGAGGACGTCGGCATCAAGAGCTCGAGCGTCCACTACCACTTTCCTACGAAGGAAGACCTCGCTGCCGAGGTCGTCCGCCGTTGGGCCGACCGGACATCCGGAAATATCGACCGGGAGTTCGCGAAGGACCCCAACGCGAAACGCGTCTGGGCCAAGGCGCTGCGCGGAACGGCGTTCTCCAAAGCTCACATGTGTCCATGCACGATCCTCGGCGCGTCCTCGCAGGATCTGCCGAAAGCCGTGGCTGCCGAGGTGAAGCGGTTCTTCAAGATGTGCCAGGACAAGATGGTCGCTCAAGGCATGTCCGCGGACGACGCCAGCGAATTCCTGTCCACCATCATCGGCGCGCTGGTCGTAGCGAACGCACTGCGCGACAGCGCGGAGTACGACCGGGCGACTGCGACGTTCCGGGTCGAGGAAAAGACCGCGGCCTGA
- a CDS encoding SDR family oxidoreductase, with the protein MSDTILITGTSNGFGKDLANTLAARGHRVFATMRDMEGRNREVAKELQAKGIETLELDVTNNASVDTAVETLFGKTDGRLDVLVNNAGIASGGLAESFTPEQVREMFEVNVFGVQRMIRAVVPQMQANKSGLIVNVGSILGRLTLPFYGLYGASKHAVEALTEGYRYELSQLGIDVVLVQPGPFPTNLWAAVQKPSDPGRADKYGEVAALPGKLVDFLGGVFSGPEAPNPHDTAEAIAKLVGTPRGKRPERLVVGLAFGADAANSAIQPIQEQVIAGIGLDQLTKLKVA; encoded by the coding sequence ATGTCTGACACCATCCTCATCACCGGAACGTCGAACGGTTTCGGCAAAGACCTGGCAAACACGCTGGCCGCCCGGGGTCATCGCGTATTCGCGACCATGCGGGATATGGAGGGGCGCAATCGCGAAGTGGCGAAAGAACTGCAGGCGAAAGGCATCGAGACCCTTGAGCTCGACGTCACGAACAACGCGAGCGTCGATACCGCGGTGGAGACGCTGTTCGGCAAGACCGACGGCAGGCTGGACGTGCTCGTCAACAACGCGGGCATCGCCTCGGGAGGTCTCGCGGAGTCCTTCACTCCGGAACAGGTGCGCGAGATGTTCGAGGTGAACGTGTTCGGCGTCCAGCGCATGATCCGGGCGGTCGTGCCTCAGATGCAGGCGAACAAATCCGGCCTGATCGTCAACGTCGGTTCGATCCTGGGCCGGCTGACGCTGCCCTTCTACGGTCTTTACGGTGCCTCCAAGCACGCCGTGGAAGCCCTGACCGAGGGTTACCGATACGAACTTTCGCAACTGGGCATCGATGTCGTGCTGGTGCAGCCCGGTCCGTTCCCGACGAACCTGTGGGCGGCGGTTCAGAAGCCCTCCGACCCGGGTCGGGCCGACAAGTACGGCGAGGTCGCCGCTCTTCCCGGCAAGCTCGTCGATTTCCTCGGCGGCGTGTTCTCTGGCCCCGAGGCTCCGAACCCGCACGACACGGCGGAAGCGATCGCCAAGCTGGTCGGGACGCCCCGCGGCAAGCGTCCCGAACGCTTGGTCGTCGGCCTGGCGTTCGGCGCCGATGCGGCCAACTCCGCAATCCAGCCGATCCAGGAACAGGTGATCGCCGGCATCGGTCTGGATCAGCTCACGAAGCTGAAGGTCGCTTGA
- a CDS encoding ribonuclease HII, producing the protein MSQYSLDVLRRRYVIDKRPLEASVEQILRADSRAGARAILAAIDKRRFENRSEGQRLRKMLRFETAFWESGHYAVAGVDEAGMSPLAGPVSAAAVILKPGTRVVGIDDSKKLDAAAREELAKEIKEKAESWCVAFVEVEEIDAINIYWAGIQAMQRAVRGLGLTPHHLLIDAKRLKEIDIPQQAIIKGDAKSASIAAASILAKVERDAVMRALDVRHPGYGFADHKGYPVPAHYEALARLGACAAHRRSFGPVRKALGLPPLPPWPSAAERESC; encoded by the coding sequence ATGTCCCAGTATTCACTCGATGTGTTGCGTCGACGCTATGTCATCGACAAAAGACCGCTCGAGGCCAGCGTGGAGCAGATCTTGCGCGCCGACAGCCGCGCTGGAGCGCGTGCCATCCTGGCCGCAATCGATAAACGCCGCTTCGAAAATCGGTCCGAGGGGCAGCGCCTCCGCAAGATGCTTCGCTTCGAGACCGCTTTCTGGGAAAGCGGTCATTATGCCGTGGCAGGCGTGGACGAGGCGGGAATGAGCCCTCTCGCCGGGCCAGTCTCCGCGGCCGCCGTGATCTTGAAGCCTGGAACGCGGGTTGTCGGCATCGACGACTCGAAAAAACTCGACGCCGCGGCTCGCGAAGAGCTCGCCAAGGAGATCAAGGAAAAGGCGGAGAGTTGGTGTGTGGCGTTCGTCGAGGTTGAGGAGATCGACGCGATCAATATCTATTGGGCGGGCATCCAAGCTATGCAGCGTGCGGTCCGGGGCCTAGGGCTGACGCCGCATCATTTGCTGATCGATGCGAAGCGGTTGAAGGAAATCGACATCCCACAGCAGGCGATCATCAAGGGTGATGCCAAGTCCGCCAGCATCGCCGCCGCCTCCATCCTCGCGAAAGTCGAGCGCGACGCCGTGATGCGGGCGCTCGACGTGCGACACCCCGGCTACGGCTTCGCGGATCACAAGGGCTACCCGGTGCCGGCTCATTACGAAGCTCTCGCCAGGCTTGGCGCATGCGCCGCTCATCGGCGGTCATTCGGGCCTGTACGCAAAGCTCTCGGGTTGCCGCCCCTCCCGCCGTGGCCTTCGGCAGCCGAGCGCGAATCCTGCTGA
- a CDS encoding SDR family NAD(P)-dependent oxidoreductase produces the protein MATERKVVVVTGASQGLGEAFVKAYRERGWRAVGNSRSIAPSSDPDYVTVAGDVGEPEIARKVVRTALERFGRVDTLINNAGIWRPGPIEGISEDLYRRVMSTNLDSVFFATQAAVPAMKRQGGGHIVQISTSLVEHALQTVPAVLASLTKGAGVAATRGLAMELASSNIRVNTISLGIVITPLHDGSNPDDLKSFSPLNRNGKIEDVVRAINYLEDADYVTGEIHYVDGGRTAGH, from the coding sequence ATGGCAACTGAACGCAAAGTCGTCGTGGTGACCGGCGCGTCGCAGGGACTCGGCGAGGCCTTCGTGAAGGCCTATCGGGAGCGAGGCTGGCGCGCGGTCGGAAATTCGAGGTCGATCGCGCCTTCGAGCGACCCCGACTACGTCACCGTCGCCGGCGACGTCGGCGAGCCGGAGATCGCCAGGAAAGTCGTCCGGACCGCGCTCGAACGCTTCGGCCGCGTCGACACGCTGATCAACAACGCCGGCATCTGGCGCCCCGGTCCCATCGAGGGCATCTCCGAGGATCTGTACCGACGCGTGATGTCGACCAACCTCGACAGCGTGTTCTTCGCAACGCAGGCCGCGGTGCCCGCTATGAAGAGGCAGGGCGGAGGTCACATCGTCCAGATCTCGACGAGCCTCGTCGAGCACGCGCTCCAGACCGTGCCCGCCGTGCTCGCGTCGCTGACGAAGGGCGCCGGCGTCGCCGCCACCCGAGGCCTCGCGATGGAGCTCGCTTCCAGCAACATCCGCGTCAACACCATCTCGCTCGGTATTGTCATCACGCCGCTTCACGATGGATCGAACCCGGACGATCTGAAGTCTTTCTCGCCGCTCAACCGCAACGGCAAGATCGAGGATGTCGTGCGGGCCATCAACTATCTCGAGGATGCCGACTACGTGACCGGCGAGATTCACTACGTCGATGGAGGTCGGACTGCGGGCCATTGA
- a CDS encoding MFS transporter → MDRRLVILALGMFALGTDSFVVAGVLPEISQSFQVSVGAAGQLTTVYAIAYALLSPTAAAVFAHIERKKLMLSGLGIFILANLATAWAPNFAFALVARALAGLGAAIYAPTATGSGASLMPPEKRGFALSIVIAGLTFSTALGSPIGTLIGGLADWRWTMVFVSAISVVAALGITVSLKDIPTPPSISLKQRLAPFADRRIGLTLLTTFFFQAGNFALYTYFAVIFGRVTHGNTLILGLLLVLWGVSGTVMNLVGGRLVDTIGTRKVLIVMSVALIAVTATLSWTSAALATAIVAVVIHGATSWGQLAAQQHRLVSIMPTAVPIVLGLNTSATYVGVASAGVIGGASLTLIGAQSIGWISMVLYVGALIVAEIVHRLIAAGASSDKKAERAEAPAFAAR, encoded by the coding sequence ATGGACCGCCGCCTTGTAATTCTAGCGCTGGGCATGTTCGCCCTCGGAACAGACAGCTTCGTCGTCGCGGGCGTGCTGCCCGAGATCTCGCAGTCCTTTCAGGTGAGCGTAGGCGCCGCCGGACAGCTTACCACCGTCTACGCCATCGCCTACGCGCTGCTGTCGCCGACCGCCGCGGCCGTCTTCGCGCATATTGAGCGCAAGAAACTGATGCTCTCCGGTCTCGGGATCTTCATTCTCGCCAACCTTGCGACCGCCTGGGCGCCTAACTTCGCTTTCGCACTCGTCGCCCGCGCACTCGCGGGGCTGGGGGCCGCCATCTACGCGCCGACCGCCACCGGGTCCGGCGCCAGCCTGATGCCGCCGGAAAAGCGGGGCTTCGCGCTCTCCATCGTGATCGCCGGGCTCACCTTCTCGACCGCTCTCGGTTCGCCGATCGGCACGCTCATCGGCGGACTTGCCGACTGGCGCTGGACGATGGTGTTCGTTTCGGCGATCAGCGTCGTCGCGGCTCTGGGCATCACGGTGTCGCTGAAGGACATCCCGACGCCGCCGTCGATCTCGCTGAAGCAGCGCCTGGCGCCTTTCGCGGATCGCCGCATCGGGCTGACGCTCCTGACCACGTTCTTCTTCCAGGCCGGCAACTTCGCCCTCTACACGTATTTTGCGGTCATCTTCGGGCGCGTCACGCACGGCAACACACTGATCCTCGGCCTCCTGCTGGTTCTGTGGGGCGTGTCGGGTACCGTGATGAACCTCGTCGGAGGCCGGCTGGTCGATACGATCGGCACGCGAAAAGTGCTGATCGTCATGTCGGTCGCGCTGATCGCCGTCACCGCGACGCTGTCCTGGACCAGCGCCGCTCTCGCTACGGCCATCGTCGCCGTCGTAATCCACGGCGCGACGAGCTGGGGCCAACTCGCGGCGCAGCAGCACAGGCTTGTGTCCATCATGCCGACGGCTGTCCCAATCGTGCTCGGCCTCAATACGTCGGCCACTTACGTCGGCGTTGCTTCCGCCGGCGTCATCGGCGGCGCCAGCCTGACGTTGATCGGTGCGCAGAGCATCGGATGGATCAGCATGGTTCTCTACGTCGGCGCGCTGATCGTTGCAGAGATCGTCCATCGACTGATCGCGGCGGGAGCTTCTTCCGACAAGAAAGCCGAGCGCGCCGAAGCGCCGGCCTTCGCTGCTCGATAA
- a CDS encoding DUF4437 domain-containing protein, translating to MTNTFIRNALVVAATATSLFGAPALASEQTAKLPEATNSLEIPFEDMTFADSGFAAYGPRRHDDHSNRDIMVSDAYGKVASGPHATITKFPKGFKSALHTHTGDYYAVVISGVMANYRPGSEIKHLSAGSYWFQKGGEPHITECFSENCTVVLVQDVAFDAQILSK from the coding sequence ATGACAAACACTTTCATCCGAAACGCGCTGGTGGTCGCCGCTACTGCCACCTCGCTTTTCGGCGCCCCTGCCTTGGCTTCCGAGCAGACTGCGAAACTGCCCGAGGCGACCAACTCGCTCGAAATCCCATTCGAAGATATGACCTTCGCGGATTCCGGATTTGCCGCCTACGGACCTCGCCGTCACGACGATCATTCCAACAGGGACATCATGGTGTCGGACGCCTACGGCAAGGTGGCCTCGGGACCTCACGCCACGATCACGAAGTTTCCGAAGGGCTTCAAGAGCGCGCTGCACACCCACACCGGCGATTACTACGCGGTCGTGATTTCCGGCGTCATGGCGAACTACCGCCCCGGCAGCGAGATCAAGCATCTGAGTGCCGGATCCTATTGGTTCCAGAAGGGCGGTGAACCCCATATCACCGAGTGCTTCTCGGAGAATTGCACCGTCGTCCTCGTTCAGGACGTTGCCTTCGATGCGCAGATCTTAAGCAAGTAA
- a CDS encoding cysteine hydrolase family protein, with product MLEFTHRNPEMRLGEKRRVALVLADIQNEFLEEKESGTYYALIEDALKKRDVVGNLEKLLKTAQELGYFIVHSPHWYYPTDLQWTVPPGAIGHYLGGIGFCGRKDPVDLEGFKGSRADYYEPFKKYLLDGHTCNTSPHKVFGCESNDVIKQLRMRRVEQVIMAGPVANICLESHMRDVIEAGFEVAMVRDAVAAGVNEEGDGYAAAMVNYRFMANAVWTTDEAVQRMKAAA from the coding sequence ATGCTCGAATTCACCCATCGCAATCCGGAGATGAGGCTCGGCGAGAAGAGGCGTGTCGCTCTCGTTCTCGCCGACATCCAGAACGAATTCCTCGAAGAGAAGGAGTCGGGGACGTACTACGCGCTGATCGAGGACGCGCTGAAGAAGCGCGACGTCGTCGGCAACCTGGAGAAGCTCCTCAAAACGGCGCAGGAGCTCGGCTACTTCATCGTCCACTCGCCGCACTGGTACTACCCGACGGACCTGCAGTGGACGGTGCCGCCCGGAGCGATCGGCCACTATCTCGGCGGCATCGGCTTTTGCGGCCGCAAGGACCCGGTCGATCTCGAGGGCTTCAAGGGCTCGAGGGCGGACTACTACGAACCGTTCAAGAAGTACCTGTTGGACGGGCACACCTGCAACACGTCGCCGCACAAGGTCTTTGGGTGCGAGTCGAACGACGTGATCAAGCAGCTGCGCATGCGCCGTGTCGAGCAAGTGATCATGGCGGGCCCCGTCGCGAACATCTGTCTCGAGTCGCACATGCGCGATGTCATCGAGGCAGGCTTCGAGGTCGCGATGGTCCGCGATGCGGTGGCCGCCGGCGTGAACGAAGAAGGCGACGGCTACGCGGCGGCGATGGTGAACTACCGCTTCATGGCGAATGCGGTCTGGACGACCGACGAGGCCGTGCAGCGCATGAAGGCCGCGGCCTGA